The sequence TGACCAGCTTGAACGCGCCGCCGCCCATTGCCACGCCGGGCGCATCCTACGCGTTGCCATAAAGTGCGAAACCGGCATGGGCCGCCTTGGCTTTTCGCAGGAAGAACTGCCTCATGCTATCGACCGTCTGCGCAATATCCCGGGCATCTCCCCGGCCATGGTCATATCGCACTTTTCCTGCGCCGATGTGCCGGAACAGGAAGCCTATTCGCAGGATCAGATCAAGCGCTTTACCGCCATGTCTGACGCGTTGCGTGCGGCATTCCCCGACATTGAGCGCTCGCTCTGCAATACGGCTGGCACCATAGGCCGCCCCGAAGCGCATTTCGAGGTATGCCGCCCCGGCATTTCGCTCTACGGCGGCAATCCCTTTACGGGAACCTCATGGGAAAGCAAGGGTGCCGCGCTCGGTCTGGAATGGGCCATGAGCGTCAGCGCACCTGTTATCGAAGTACGGCAGGTGACCGAGGGCCGCAGCGTGTCGTATGGCCGGCTGTTCACGGCGCAGAAGCCTGCTACAGTGGCGGTTGTTGCCATTGGCTACGCCACTGCTTTCAACCGCTCGCTCTCCACACGTGCCGCCATGCTCATCAACGGACGGCGCGCCCCCCAGGTGGGCCGGGTGTGCATGGGCATGATCATGGCCGATGTCAGCGATCTGCCGCCCGTGCGCGTGGGCGACACCGCATGGCTTGTGGGCGGCCCCGCCGAGGCGGGACAAAAAGCGGTGACGCCGCAGGACATAGCGGATACGCTGGGCACTATTTCCTACGAAGTCCTCTGCCTTTTTGGCGGCATGAACCCGCGCGTCTACGCATAGCCCACTGCATCCCCCTGGCAGTGCAGGCTTTCGGCCTTCTGAAAATTTCGGCTTGACAGGCCCATTTGCCGGAAGTATAAGACTCGTTCCTTGCTCGCGCCCCGTGTGGCGTGGGCTGCCAATCCAAAAGGAGAATACCAATGCGGAAATTTGAAACCCTGCTGCTCCTTTCCCCGGAGCTTTCCGCCGACAATCGCGAGGGCATCATCAACGCCCTTACCGCGATCATCGAGCGTGAGAAGGGCATCATGGTGGAAGTGGACAATTGGGGCATGCGCGACCTCGCCTACCCGGTTCGCAAACTGATGCGCGGCTTTTATGTGCGTCTGGTGTACCAGGCTCCTGCTGAGCTTATCGCAGAGCTGGAACGCAACATTCGCATCACCGACGGCATCTTCAAGTTTGTGACCGTCAAGCTGGCCGACGAAGTGGCCGGGGAGGTTGCCTAACATGGCTTTTAAAAAGAAATTTGCCCCGCGCCGCAAGTTCTGCCGCTTCTGCGCAGATAAAGATCTGCCCCTGGATTACAAGCGCGCCGACATCCTGCGCGACTTTATCACCGAGCGCGGCAAGATCATTGCCCGCCGCATCACCGGCACCTGCGCACATCACCAGCGCCTGCTGACCCGCGAAATCAAGCGCGCCCGCCAGATGGCCCTGCTCATCTACACCGCGACGCACGATTCCGGCGTCAAGAAAAAGAGCACCATTTAAGGAGGCGCACATGAAACTGATACTTCGCGCCGACGTTGAAAATCTCGGCAGCCTTGGCGATGTGGTTGAAGTGAAAGCTGGTTATGGCCGCAATTTCCTGCTCCCGCAGGGTCTGGCCATGGTCGCTTCACCTTCCAACCTCAAAAGCTTTGAACAGGAACGCAAAAAGCTTCAGGCCCGCATGGATGCCGTGCGCGCTGACGCCCAGTCCCTCCAGGCACGCCTGGAAGCCCTGGAAGTTGTTATTCCCATGCACGTGGGCGACAACGACAAGCTTTACGGCTCCGTCACCACCACCATCATCGGCGATGCTCTTACCGCCCTTGGTGTGGAAGTTGACCGCCGTCGTATCCTTATGGATGCCCCCATCCGTACCCTTGGTGAACATCCCGTTCGCGTGCGCCTGCACGCCAGCGTGATCGCCGTGGTGCCGGTGAAGGTCATCTCCGACCATCAGCCCATCGAAGAAGAACCCGCACCTGCTGCGCCCGCTGAAGAAGCCGAGGCAGCCCAGTAGGGGTTTGCGTGGTTTCCCGCAACGATAGCAATTCCGCCCCCGGCCACGCGGCCGGGGGCTCGCCTTTTGGGCAGGGCCGCAACAAGGATGGCCAGTCTCGCTCTTCAAGCGCGCACAGCGCAGAAAAGGCCGAGGCCGACATTCTGCGACGTGTGCCCCCCCACAGTGTTGAAGCTGAACAGGCTGTGCTCGGCGGCGTTTTCATGCGCCCCCAGCTCATGCACTCCATCGCTGACCAGCTCACTGACGAAGATTTTTACCTGCCCGCACACGCCACCATCTTCAAGGCGTTTCTAGAACTTTACCGCAAATCGGCCCCTCTCGACCTTATTGCCACCGCCGAGCAGCTCAAGAGCATGAACGCCCTTGAAGAAGCCGGCGGCGCGGTATATCTGGGCGAGCTGGCGCAGGCCGTTGTTTCCGGCGCCAATGCGGAATACTACGCCACCATAGTCCGCGACAAATCCTTACAGCGCAGCCTGATCAACGCCTGCTCTGGCATCATAGTCAACTGCTACGATGCCACGCGCGAAGTCGGCGAATTGCTGGACGAATCCGAACAGGCGGTATTTTCCATCTCGCAGCGCACCTCGGGCAAGGATTTTACCCCCACGCGCGAACTGCTGGAACGGGTATTCGACAAACTTTCCAAACTGGCCGATGCCAAGGACGTCATTACAGGCGTCACTACCGGCTATACCCGCCTGGACAAACTGACCGCCGGTCTGCAGCCCTCTGACCTCATTATTGTGGCGGCCCGTCCAAGTATGGGCAAGACGGCTTTTTCCATGTGTATGGCCATCAACGCGGCCGTACGCCAGAACGTGCCCGTGGCTGTTTTTTCGCTCGAAATGAGCAAGGAGCAGCTCATGCAGCGCATGCTGGCCGTGTGGGGCAAGGTGGATCTTTCCAAGCTGCGCCGTCCCTCGCTGCTGACAGACGAAGACTGGCAGCGCCTCTATGACGCGGCGGACGTTGTTGCCCGTGCGCCCATATTTATTGACGACACCCCGGCCCTCACCACGTTGGAACTGCGCGCCCGCACCCGTCGCCTCAAGGCGGACAAAGGCCTCGGCATGGTGGTGGTGGACTACCTGCAGCTCATGCGCACCAGCCGCCGCACAGATTCGCGCGAACTGGAAATTTCGGATATTTCGCGGTCGCTCAAGGGGCTTGCCAAGGAAATGAACGTGCCCGTGGTTGCGCTTTCGCAGCTTAACCGCAAGGTGGAAGAACGCAGCGACAAGCGCCCCATGCTTTCTGACCTTCGTGAATCTGGCGCTATCGAGCAGGACGCGGACGTTATCATGTTTGTGTACCGCGATGACGTGTACAAATTCCAGAAACCTGCCGACCGACCGCCCCAGGGCATTGCTGAAATCATTATCGGCAAGCAACGCAACGGCCCCGTGGGCGTGGCCGAGCTTATGTATATGTCGCCCTACACTTCGTTTGAAGATATCGCGCCAGACTGGATGCCCCCGCCATCAGAGGGCGGATCCTAGCCATTTTCAGAGCCGTACAACTGACGCAAAAGCTGTCGTTGTACGGCTCTTTAGCATCCTAATTGGTGCGACACTAATAATTACAGCCTGAACGTATTCCCCACGCAATAGCTTTCTATTTTAATGTTGGTTGAACAACCAATCCGATTGTTAACAATGCATCTTGCCATTCTTTATCTTTTCAACGCCCGTTGTGTTCCTGCCATGTATTGAACATCCGATGCCCACCGTGTTTTGAGATTCTTTGCACAATCTCCAGGAACTCATTCGTTTATTTCCACTTCCTCCTGTCCCACTGCGGGTTTGCGCCATTTTTACTCGCGGCAATACGCAATACCAACTTTTTTTTGGCGATTCGTTGACAAGGCCGACAAAGCGTGTTTCCATGTTTTTCATGGGCCGCGTACCGGTAATACGTTTTACTGGGCGTAAGCGCGGGAAGATTGTTTTTTTTGAGAGGGTGTTTCATGTCTAAGTCCATCTATGTCGGGAACCTTCCTTGGTCTGCCACTGAAGAACAGGTCCAGGACCTTTTTGCCGAATACGGCAGCGTTCTGTCTGTGAAACTTGTTAGCGACAGGGATACCGGCCGTGCCCGCGGCTTTGGCTTTGTGGAAATGGAAGACGGCGAAGCCGACTCCGCCATTGAAGCTTTGGACAACTTCAGCTTTGGCGGTCGCA is a genomic window of uncultured Desulfovibrio sp. containing:
- the alr gene encoding alanine racemase: MSDCTFSPSLCHIDLAAIRRNFGRMGKAEKLMPVIKSDAYGHGLVPVARVLSDAGARRFAVGTVSEGMALRDAGLRQTIVPLLGALTDVEWQGAAMQGLTPVVGNFDQLERAAAHCHAGRILRVAIKCETGMGRLGFSQEELPHAIDRLRNIPGISPAMVISHFSCADVPEQEAYSQDQIKRFTAMSDALRAAFPDIERSLCNTAGTIGRPEAHFEVCRPGISLYGGNPFTGTSWESKGAALGLEWAMSVSAPVIEVRQVTEGRSVSYGRLFTAQKPATVAVVAIGYATAFNRSLSTRAAMLINGRRAPQVGRVCMGMIMADVSDLPPVRVGDTAWLVGGPAEAGQKAVTPQDIADTLGTISYEVLCLFGGMNPRVYA
- the rpsF gene encoding 30S ribosomal protein S6, coding for MRKFETLLLLSPELSADNREGIINALTAIIEREKGIMVEVDNWGMRDLAYPVRKLMRGFYVRLVYQAPAELIAELERNIRITDGIFKFVTVKLADEVAGEVA
- the rpsR gene encoding 30S ribosomal protein S18, whose translation is MAFKKKFAPRRKFCRFCADKDLPLDYKRADILRDFITERGKIIARRITGTCAHHQRLLTREIKRARQMALLIYTATHDSGVKKKSTI
- the rplI gene encoding 50S ribosomal protein L9, with translation MKLILRADVENLGSLGDVVEVKAGYGRNFLLPQGLAMVASPSNLKSFEQERKKLQARMDAVRADAQSLQARLEALEVVIPMHVGDNDKLYGSVTTTIIGDALTALGVEVDRRRILMDAPIRTLGEHPVRVRLHASVIAVVPVKVISDHQPIEEEPAPAAPAEEAEAAQ
- the dnaB gene encoding replicative DNA helicase is translated as MVSRNDSNSAPGHAAGGSPFGQGRNKDGQSRSSSAHSAEKAEADILRRVPPHSVEAEQAVLGGVFMRPQLMHSIADQLTDEDFYLPAHATIFKAFLELYRKSAPLDLIATAEQLKSMNALEEAGGAVYLGELAQAVVSGANAEYYATIVRDKSLQRSLINACSGIIVNCYDATREVGELLDESEQAVFSISQRTSGKDFTPTRELLERVFDKLSKLADAKDVITGVTTGYTRLDKLTAGLQPSDLIIVAARPSMGKTAFSMCMAINAAVRQNVPVAVFSLEMSKEQLMQRMLAVWGKVDLSKLRRPSLLTDEDWQRLYDAADVVARAPIFIDDTPALTTLELRARTRRLKADKGLGMVVVDYLQLMRTSRRTDSRELEISDISRSLKGLAKEMNVPVVALSQLNRKVEERSDKRPMLSDLRESGAIEQDADVIMFVYRDDVYKFQKPADRPPQGIAEIIIGKQRNGPVGVAELMYMSPYTSFEDIAPDWMPPPSEGGS
- a CDS encoding RNA-binding protein; translation: MSKSIYVGNLPWSATEEQVQDLFAEYGSVLSVKLVSDRDTGRARGFGFVEMEDGEADSAIEALDNFSFGGRTLRVNEAKPRAPRQPRY